In Trichoplusia ni isolate ovarian cell line Hi5 chromosome 13, tn1, whole genome shotgun sequence, the genomic window TCGGTATTTGTATATCTACTGAGGTTATGTGATGACGTTGTCTTGACActtgacagttgacattttcaatttgttacaATTGTTACCAGTTGGGACTTCACCATTAAACATCTCTGTGcattaaacaatgtttttatagttttttttatttgtttacttccTCTTATAACATTCAttcgtctttattttttaacaaaagtatagtgcattaaattttagatttaggtactttttagttttattgctaACCTATAACTGGTGTGATTCCAATTTTATTATGGTGCAACATTTGTTATTTGTACGTCAACAATATTTTAGGTTAGGCGTCGCATCatatttgttaagttttgtttttctttctcgtATTATGTAGTATTGGTGATGCAAAATGAGTTCGCCCAGTAGAGATAATGAGGAACCGTCATCGAGTACGGCGCCGGCCGACGAGGGTCCAGGCAGCAGCGGCAGTGGCGCGGAAGCCCGGCCGCCCGCCAAGCGCAGGATGTCCAGCACAGTGATCGAGATCTCAGACACGGATACGGATGACTCCGACGTGTGTGCCGTCAACTCTTACCAGGCCTCCGCTGACGAAGTCAAGAGGATTCGCGGAGGTTAGCTCTGATGCATTTTTTGTTCGTAGTCAATTGCGCGGGAAACTTGAATTGTCGAGCAAAAATGTTAATTGATGATGTTTACTAACAAGATTGGGTGATGGTTCAGTTTTCAACGCGTATTCCTAAAGTTAAAGATATATATGTACGAATAAGATATAGTACTCTGTACAATGTGCATCTTTAGCACAATAAGTCTGTTGTTTACAACTTAGTGATGTGTCATCTACTGTGAACTGTTTGTGGGGGTGAGAGCTGTGGTGAGCTGTGCTCCAAGACAAAGAACTTATACCATATGTAACGATGTTTTGCAACTGTTATAGTTACCAATGCTGTAATTAGAATACTGTTTGTACATATGTTTGATTGATTGTCTCATGATTATTCCAGCAGACTACTCGTCATCCTCCTCGTCATCGGAGTACAGCTCTGATTCGGAGGCATCCTGGGAGGATGACTCCATACTGGTGGAGGATGATAAGGCTGATGTCAAAGCTGTTAAAGCACAGCTGAACCCCAGAGCTAACAGGATGGATGACCCAAAGTTTAACCCTAAGATTAAGGTATTTGTATACCCCTAGAAGTTTATAGGACATGTTCATCATTGACCagcaattaacaaaatattttgtttgtaggcACAAGAGTTAATAGACAGATTACAATTAAATTGGAAAGAACAGAAAGATTTCAAGAGTCCAGAAGTTACCCTTACATGTGAACCATTTAGACTGTGCCTGCTGCACGACTTCCTGGAGAACCCTGAGATGATCAACAACATAGTGGATGACATGAACACGTTGGACTGGTCCCGCAAGAAGATGGATCTGTATGAGTTTCACCAGACTGCAGACTTGGCCAGCCTCACATGGCAGCGGAGCATCAGAGGCATTTATGAGCTGCTCAAGACTGAAGTCATGAGCTGGGTTAGTAGCATTCCAGCCTCTTTAGAACAGAAGCTACAGCAGTCAGTATTACAGCATGAGTGTTGTGTTGTGTGCAGGTGTCGGCGGTGACGGGGCTGCGGCTGCGCTCGGTGTCGGCGTCGTGCTCGCTGTACGGGCCCGGCGACCACCTGCTGGTGCACGACGACCTGCTGGCCGACCGCCGCGTGGCCTTCATCCTGTACCTGGCGCCCTGGCGCCCGCCCGCCCCGCAACACGCGCCGCTAGAGAACGGCGCCGGCGACCGACAGGTGCCCACCAGCACTATCTGTACACATCATTGCTGGAATCTAACTCAAAGTAcctattagaaaattaaaacacattttgtgTCGGCAGGCGGCGGAGTGGGGCGGCTGGTCGCGCAGCATGGGCGGCGCGCTGCAGCTGCTGGCGCGGGACGCCGCGGGCCGCCCCACAGAGGTCGTGCACTCCACCAGCCCCAGGAACAACATGCTGGCGTTCTTCAAGGTCGGCCACGAGTCCTACCACCAGGTGAGCTTTTCTTTCACAACCTTGTTCTCACGTGCACGCCTGTCTCCGTCATCACTGACC contains:
- the LOC113500247 gene encoding prolyl 3-hydroxylase sudestada1 — protein: MSSPSRDNEEPSSSTAPADEGPGSSGSGAEARPPAKRRMSSTVIEISDTDTDDSDVCAVNSYQASADEVKRIRGADYSSSSSSSEYSSDSEASWEDDSILVEDDKADVKAVKAQLNPRANRMDDPKFNPKIKAQELIDRLQLNWKEQKDFKSPEVTLTCEPFRLCLLHDFLENPEMINNIVDDMNTLDWSRKKMDLYEFHQTADLASLTWQRSIRGIYELLKTEVMSWVSAVTGLRLRSVSASCSLYGPGDHLLVHDDLLADRRVAFILYLAPWRPPAPQHAPLENGAGDRQAAEWGGWSRSMGGALQLLARDAAGRPTEVVHSTSPRNNMLAFFKVGHESYHQVEEVLSLELPRLSINGWFHGPEPEDEPAMEPEPPPLELPTPQPPHSDIVVLNQWIEATYMSPRSRMQIQTQMERESEVCLRNLFLPEKVQELMEALEDPDVQWEWVGPADQRRYRRVAGAWLAAGGAHAVRQALLLFSSAAFVRLLGDCTDLALARLERPELQRWGPADYTLLPPRAHYAAPRLDALLYLGAAGALCGGHTTYVAPEDGGAGGAGGAGGGADAALVSVPPAHNALSLVYCDAGAASFRKYVSRLTLPPQRCFYVLSCVYRE